In the Butyrivibrio fibrisolvens genome, one interval contains:
- a CDS encoding 2-dehydropantoate 2-reductase encodes MNIYIDFDDCLCETARALSKLAGDLFNKEVPYENIQFFNLQKSFDLSEDEYEKLMIEAHLPEVLMTYEETPGASKTVNEWLDEGHNVSIITGRPSSVYEPSRKWLDEHGLERVKLFCLNKYGRDSFIKNSEFTLELEDYYKMKFDVAIEDSPLAFKFFDHLPDLKVMVFNRPWNKNAELPNTNFHRCSDWDYIKKQVEELA; translated from the coding sequence TTGAATATCTATATTGATTTTGACGATTGTTTATGTGAGACTGCAAGAGCTCTTTCGAAGCTTGCAGGAGATCTCTTTAATAAAGAAGTTCCATATGAGAATATCCAGTTCTTTAATCTTCAGAAGTCCTTCGACCTTTCAGAAGACGAGTACGAAAAGCTCATGATAGAAGCTCACCTCCCCGAGGTACTCATGACCTATGAAGAGACTCCGGGAGCTTCTAAAACAGTTAATGAATGGCTGGATGAGGGCCATAATGTATCCATTATAACCGGACGCCCATCCAGTGTTTATGAACCATCCCGCAAGTGGCTTGATGAACATGGTCTTGAACGTGTAAAGCTCTTTTGCCTTAACAAATACGGACGGGACAGTTTTATCAAGAATAGTGAGTTTACGCTTGAACTTGAGGATTATTACAAGATGAAATTTGATGTTGCCATAGAAGATTCACCACTGGCTTTCAAATTCTTTGATCATCTGCCGGACCTCAAAGTCATGGTTTTCAATCGCCCATGGAATAAGAATGCAGAACTCCCGAATACCAATTTCCACCGCTGTAGTGATTGGGATTATATTAAAAAACAGGTTGAAGAATTAGCATAA
- a CDS encoding ECF transporter S component — translation MKITTKQIAVTGILLAICIVSQFFKNLSVFITGPIINACLIIAVLTAGLACGIILSIITPITAFIITGSPVMSAVPAMIPMVMLGNAILVVFVWLLYKKINNSINKDIRLCMGMIVGSVVKAAVMGLTISLWLLPTFLPQPMQEKMLPALQAQFSTVQLITALIGSALAFAIWLPLRKYLSATDSDSGKKDDKNSDSRVI, via the coding sequence ATGAAAATCACAACAAAGCAAATCGCAGTAACAGGTATTTTGCTCGCAATTTGTATCGTGAGCCAGTTCTTCAAAAATCTCAGTGTATTTATTACAGGTCCCATAATCAATGCATGCCTCATCATCGCAGTTCTTACTGCAGGACTTGCATGCGGAATCATCCTTAGCATCATCACCCCGATAACAGCCTTCATTATCACAGGAAGCCCCGTTATGTCAGCCGTTCCTGCAATGATCCCAATGGTAATGCTTGGCAACGCCATACTAGTAGTATTTGTATGGTTATTATATAAAAAGATAAATAATAGTATTAATAAGGACATTCGCCTTTGTATGGGCATGATCGTAGGAAGCGTAGTAAAAGCAGCTGTCATGGGCCTCACCATCTCCCTATGGCTCCTTCCCACTTTCCTTCCACAGCCCATGCAGGAAAAAATGCTTCCGGCACTTCAGGCACAATTCTCAACCGTCCAACTCATCACCGCCCTCATCGGAAGCGCCCTTGCCTTCGCTATCTGGCTTCCACTTAGAAAGTATCTATCCGCTACAGACAGCGATTCCGGAAAGAAAGACGATAAAAACTCCGATAGCAGGGTTATTTAA
- a CDS encoding CTP synthase, which translates to MATKYVFVTGGVVSGLGKGITAASLGRLLKARGYKVTMQKFDPYLNIDPGTMNPIQHGEVFVTDDGTETDLDLGHYERFIDESLDKNSNVTSGKVYWSILQKERRGDFGGHTVQVIPHVTNEIKSRFYRNDTDEDMHIAIIEVGGTVGDIESQPFLEAIRQFQHEVGPQNSMIILVSLLPYLRCSQELKTKPTQAAVKTMQGMGLQPDVIVARSEVDFDDELKDKIALFCNIPADNVLKNLDLKYLYEAPLAMEKEHLAQVACKCLGLECPEPDLTDWNEMVNTLYSLNHTVSIALVGKYTQLHDAYISVVEALKHGGISNKAEVNIKWVDSETINDENVAKALSDVDGILVPGGFGDRGIDGMVCAIRYARENNVPFLGLCLGMQLSIVEFARNVAGIHDADSIEFNAGTQHPVIAFLPDHDADDELGGTLRLGSYPCTLKEGSLAHRLYGSCDIAERHRHRYEVNNSFREAFVNAGLCICGTSPDNRIVEMIENPSCDFFIATQAHPELKSRPNRPHPLFAGLVEAALKHEESKN; encoded by the coding sequence ATGGCGACAAAATATGTATTTGTAACAGGCGGCGTAGTTTCAGGACTTGGAAAAGGAATAACAGCAGCATCTCTGGGAAGACTCTTAAAAGCCAGAGGTTATAAGGTAACAATGCAGAAATTCGACCCATATCTTAATATCGACCCAGGTACAATGAACCCGATCCAGCACGGAGAGGTGTTTGTAACAGATGACGGTACAGAAACTGACCTGGATCTTGGACACTATGAACGTTTCATCGATGAAAGTCTCGACAAGAATTCCAACGTAACAAGTGGTAAGGTTTACTGGTCAATTCTTCAGAAGGAGCGTCGCGGCGACTTCGGAGGACACACAGTTCAGGTAATTCCTCATGTTACTAATGAGATCAAGAGCCGCTTTTACCGCAACGATACTGACGAAGATATGCATATCGCCATTATCGAAGTGGGCGGAACTGTTGGTGATATTGAATCTCAGCCATTCCTTGAGGCTATTCGTCAGTTCCAGCACGAGGTAGGCCCTCAGAACTCCATGATCATTCTTGTATCACTCCTGCCCTACCTTAGATGTTCACAGGAGCTTAAAACAAAGCCCACTCAGGCAGCTGTTAAGACTATGCAGGGAATGGGTCTTCAGCCAGACGTTATTGTTGCAAGATCCGAAGTTGATTTTGATGACGAATTAAAGGATAAGATCGCACTTTTCTGCAATATTCCTGCAGACAACGTTCTTAAAAACCTTGACCTTAAATATCTCTACGAGGCTCCTCTTGCTATGGAAAAAGAGCACCTTGCCCAGGTAGCATGTAAGTGCCTTGGCCTTGAATGTCCTGAACCGGATCTCACAGACTGGAATGAGATGGTCAATACTCTTTATTCATTAAATCATACAGTAAGTATTGCTCTTGTTGGCAAGTATACACAGCTTCATGATGCTTATATCAGCGTAGTTGAAGCTCTTAAGCATGGCGGAATCTCCAATAAGGCTGAAGTTAATATTAAATGGGTAGATTCTGAGACAATCAATGATGAAAATGTAGCCAAGGCTCTTTCAGATGTTGATGGTATCCTTGTTCCCGGAGGTTTTGGCGACAGGGGTATCGATGGAATGGTATGCGCTATCAGGTATGCTAGAGAAAATAATGTTCCATTCCTTGGCCTTTGCCTTGGTATGCAGCTTTCCATCGTTGAATTTGCAAGAAACGTTGCAGGAATCCATGATGCAGACTCAATTGAGTTTAATGCAGGCACTCAGCATCCTGTTATTGCATTCCTTCCTGACCACGACGCAGATGATGAACTTGGCGGAACTCTTCGTCTTGGTTCATATCCATGTACATTAAAAGAAGGCTCTCTTGCACACAGACTCTATGGTTCATGTGATATTGCAGAGCGCCATCGTCACAGATATGAAGTAAATAACTCATTCAGAGAAGCTTTTGTAAATGCTGGTCTTTGCATATGCGGAACATCACCTGATAACAGGATCGTAGAGATGATCGAGAATCCTTCATGTGACTTCTTCATCGCAACTCAGGCTCATCCTGAACTCAAATCAAGACCTAACAGACCACATCCTCTCTTTGCGGGCCTCGTAGAAGCAGCTCTTAAGCACGAAGAGAGCAAAAACTAA
- a CDS encoding LL-diaminopimelate aminotransferase, which produces MYTLNENYLKLPGSYLFSGIAKKVAAYQKAHPDADIIRLGIGDVTQPLCKAVIDELHKAVDEMASADTFKGYAPDLGYEFLRHAMAENDYRNNGCDIADDEIFISDGAKSDSANIQEIFGQDVKLAVCDPVYPVYVDSNVMAGRCGDYDEKTGMWSNVIYMPCTAENGFAPELPTETPDLIYLCFPNNPTGEVITRDELQKWVDYANKVGAIIIYDAAYEAYITDPSIPHSIYECKGARTCAIELRSFSKNAGFTGLRLGATIIPHDIVVAKTAIGKENVELHSLWARRHGTKYNGAPYIVQRAGLACYSEEGKAQIKEQVATYMKNAKYIKNGLKEAGYTVYGGENSPYVWLKTPDNMTSWEFFDMLLEKANVVGTPGSGFGPSGEHYFRLTAFGSYENSVRAIERIKNM; this is translated from the coding sequence ATGTACACACTTAATGAGAACTATTTAAAACTTCCGGGAAGCTATCTGTTTTCAGGAATCGCAAAGAAAGTCGCAGCTTATCAAAAAGCTCATCCGGATGCTGATATCATTCGTCTTGGTATTGGTGATGTAACACAGCCCCTGTGCAAAGCTGTTATAGACGAGCTTCACAAGGCCGTTGACGAGATGGCAAGTGCTGATACCTTCAAGGGATACGCACCAGACCTTGGTTATGAATTCCTTCGTCATGCTATGGCTGAAAACGACTACAGAAATAACGGCTGCGATATCGCTGATGATGAGATCTTCATCTCCGATGGTGCAAAGTCAGATTCTGCCAACATCCAGGAGATCTTCGGCCAGGACGTAAAGCTTGCTGTATGCGACCCTGTATATCCTGTATATGTTGATTCCAACGTTATGGCAGGAAGATGCGGTGATTATGATGAAAAGACAGGCATGTGGAGTAACGTAATCTATATGCCATGTACAGCTGAGAACGGCTTCGCTCCGGAGCTTCCTACAGAAACACCTGACCTTATCTATCTGTGTTTCCCTAACAATCCAACAGGTGAAGTTATCACAAGAGATGAGCTTCAGAAATGGGTTGATTATGCTAATAAGGTTGGCGCTATCATCATCTATGATGCAGCATATGAAGCTTATATCACAGATCCTTCAATCCCTCACAGCATCTATGAGTGTAAGGGTGCAAGAACCTGCGCTATAGAGCTTAGATCTTTTTCCAAGAATGCGGGATTTACAGGTCTTAGACTTGGCGCAACTATCATTCCTCACGACATCGTAGTAGCTAAAACTGCTATAGGAAAAGAAAACGTCGAGCTTCACAGCCTCTGGGCAAGAAGACACGGCACCAAGTATAACGGTGCTCCTTACATCGTACAGCGCGCAGGTCTTGCATGCTACTCAGAAGAAGGCAAGGCTCAGATCAAGGAGCAGGTTGCTACATACATGAAGAATGCCAAGTACATCAAGAATGGTCTTAAGGAAGCCGGTTACACCGTATACGGCGGCGAGAACTCACCTTATGTATGGCTTAAGACTCCTGACAACATGACAAGCTGGGAATTCTTCGATATGCTTCTTGAAAAGGCAAATGTTGTTGGTACTCCAGGTTCAGGCTTTGGTCCAAGCGGCGAGCACTACTTCAGACTTACTGCTTTCGGAAGCTATGAAAACAGCGTAAGGGCTATTGAAAGAATCAAAAATATGTAA
- a CDS encoding methyl-accepting chemotaxis protein, whose protein sequence is MKKRSINIFSIYAKIIMLIIGCVLLFLLLNIVYIIPQSRSAIQKVTENNMQDIVTLSSQLVDDLVEENGEENTDYEILKTRLDGKGLNGISSSYVYVVDGEGTFLYHKKEDKLGTTVFNDNVAAILKAIPTGNYEENGVFHYVDENGVTKYGSYQVISSTKWVAVIVANETEIMAEINTVRNASIMLSVLLGLILLGFSILAAAGITRPIRRLTGIIKQVGDLNFTKSGDLEKMEKNKDETGIMAVAIGEMEQNLRDLVGRISATSDNLAEHAETLSDITFKIDSANADNSATSEELAASMQETSASTDLISNNTNSIKEKADEIADSALNSADMAKEISEKAAGIHQETIAASQKTKTIYDEIDAQGKEALEKSKAVEKVNTLAGAIQDISSQTNLLALNASIEAARAGDAGKGFAVVATEIGSLANQSSETVNDIMQIVAEVQDAVNEMSKCLQRTLDYVSNDVAADYDKFLDMSEQYEADAKGFSDALSSIYDQIGELQEATNDISTSVADISKTIGEAATAVTTVAEKTTDVAQLSEGVVTVVAETKDNSNELKEIRNSFTI, encoded by the coding sequence ATGAAAAAAAGATCTATAAATATTTTTTCTATTTACGCCAAGATCATTATGCTGATCATTGGATGCGTATTACTATTTCTTCTTTTAAACATAGTTTATATTATTCCACAGTCCAGAAGTGCAATTCAAAAAGTAACAGAAAATAACATGCAGGATATAGTAACCCTGTCTTCTCAACTTGTTGATGATCTGGTCGAAGAAAATGGAGAGGAGAACACAGATTATGAGATCCTGAAAACCAGACTTGATGGAAAAGGTCTTAATGGTATTTCCTCCAGTTATGTTTATGTAGTAGATGGAGAAGGAACATTTCTTTATCACAAAAAAGAGGATAAGCTTGGAACGACTGTTTTTAATGACAATGTTGCAGCTATTTTAAAAGCGATTCCTACAGGTAATTATGAAGAAAATGGTGTGTTCCATTATGTCGATGAAAATGGCGTTACCAAATATGGCTCTTATCAGGTAATATCTTCAACTAAATGGGTCGCAGTCATTGTTGCCAACGAAACTGAAATAATGGCTGAGATCAATACAGTAAGAAACGCAAGTATAATGCTTTCAGTACTGCTTGGCCTTATACTTCTCGGATTCAGTATCCTGGCAGCTGCAGGAATCACAAGACCTATAAGACGTCTTACAGGTATCATTAAGCAGGTTGGTGATCTAAACTTCACAAAGAGTGGCGACCTTGAAAAGATGGAAAAAAACAAAGATGAAACAGGTATTATGGCCGTAGCCATCGGAGAAATGGAGCAAAATCTTCGTGATCTGGTTGGAAGGATAAGTGCTACATCAGATAATCTTGCCGAACATGCAGAAACTCTTTCAGATATAACATTCAAGATTGATTCTGCCAATGCAGATAACTCAGCAACTTCAGAAGAACTTGCAGCATCAATGCAGGAGACATCAGCATCAACGGATCTTATAAGTAATAATACTAATTCAATAAAAGAAAAAGCTGATGAGATTGCTGATTCTGCACTTAATTCAGCTGATATGGCTAAAGAGATCAGTGAAAAAGCTGCAGGAATTCATCAGGAAACAATTGCAGCATCACAGAAAACCAAGACTATTTATGATGAGATTGATGCTCAGGGTAAAGAAGCTCTTGAAAAATCGAAAGCTGTTGAAAAAGTCAATACCCTTGCAGGAGCTATCCAGGATATTTCTAGTCAGACCAATCTCCTTGCTCTTAATGCTTCAATCGAAGCTGCACGTGCCGGTGATGCAGGTAAGGGATTTGCTGTAGTTGCTACTGAAATAGGATCCCTTGCAAACCAGTCTTCAGAGACTGTAAACGACATCATGCAGATAGTTGCAGAAGTACAGGATGCAGTTAACGAAATGAGCAAATGTCTCCAGCGAACACTTGATTATGTAAGTAATGATGTTGCTGCAGATTATGATAAGTTCCTTGACATGAGTGAACAGTATGAAGCAGATGCAAAGGGTTTCTCGGATGCTCTCAGTTCAATTTATGATCAGATCGGAGAACTTCAGGAAGCAACTAATGATATAAGCACTTCTGTTGCTGATATCTCAAAGACGATCGGAGAAGCTGCAACGGCTGTTACGACTGTAGCAGAGAAGACTACAGATGTGGCACAGCTTTCTGAAGGCGTAGTAACTGTAGTTGCTGAAACCAAGGATAATTCTAACGAACTCAAGGAAATTCGTAATTCATTTACAATTTAA
- a CDS encoding Hsp20/alpha crystallin family protein, with translation MLWKNDLDEIMDPFDMWDHATDRFFGNDLMEFDTMKTDVIEEDNDYKLEADLPGFDKKDIGIDLKGGVLTISANHKENKDEKNSKGKYVRKERREMSYHRSFTVGDNMKPEDINAAYENGVLTIILPKKELEQKNDDVMKIEVK, from the coding sequence ATGTTATGGAAAAATGATCTTGATGAGATAATGGATCCTTTCGATATGTGGGATCACGCAACTGACAGGTTCTTTGGTAATGACCTTATGGAGTTCGATACCATGAAGACCGATGTTATCGAAGAAGACAACGATTATAAGCTTGAGGCTGATCTTCCCGGATTCGATAAGAAGGATATCGGTATCGACCTTAAAGGCGGCGTCCTTACTATCAGTGCTAATCACAAAGAGAATAAGGATGAGAAGAATTCTAAAGGTAAATATGTCCGCAAGGAACGCAGAGAGATGTCCTATCACAGAAGCTTTACTGTTGGCGATAACATGAAGCCTGAGGATATAAATGCAGCTTATGAAAACGGCGTTCTTACCATTATTCTTCCTAAAAAAGAACTTGAGCAGAAAAATGACGACGTTATGAAGATCGAAGTTAAATGA
- a CDS encoding Hsp20/alpha crystallin family protein, whose product MMRTGRRNQNCGNRYYNDAFDLMDDMFTNFWGTGLESTSNMRTDVIEEENDYQLITDLPGFEKSDINISLKEDILTITASHKDAENKEADDKKPEPKYIRRERVKSSFERTFRVENVTAEDISAAYENGVLTVTIPKKQPVEPETKRIAIA is encoded by the coding sequence ATGATGAGAACAGGTAGAAGAAATCAAAATTGTGGTAACAGATATTATAACGATGCATTCGATCTTATGGACGACATGTTCACAAACTTCTGGGGAACAGGTCTTGAATCCACCAGTAACATGAGAACAGACGTGATCGAAGAAGAAAATGACTACCAGCTGATCACAGATCTTCCGGGATTTGAAAAGAGTGATATCAACATCTCTCTCAAGGAAGACATCCTGACAATCACAGCCAGCCACAAGGATGCTGAGAATAAAGAAGCTGATGACAAGAAGCCAGAACCCAAGTACATCAGAAGAGAAAGAGTAAAGAGCTCATTTGAAAGAACATTCAGAGTTGAAAATGTAACAGCAGAAGATATCTCAGCAGCTTATGAAAACGGCGTTCTGACAGTAACTATTCCAAAGAAACAGCCGGTAGAGCCTGAGACCAAGAGAATTGCTATTGCATAA
- a CDS encoding YoaK family protein: MKTQRQMSESMLLAVILAIAGGFMDAYSYICRGGVFANAETGNIVLMAINLSNLHITKALQYLIPITAFALGVVVSEVIRLKNNEQGMFHWRQISLLIEIIALVISAFMPQSMNLIVNSLISFTCGTQVATFAKFHGYAMATTMCTGNLRSGTQSLSQYFIHKDRKMLSKALMYYGCIAFFIVGAIIGKYTSDIYQEKAILAASVLLFAAFIMMFVDRTSLNKFKL; the protein is encoded by the coding sequence ATGAAAACCCAAAGACAGATGTCAGAATCAATGCTGCTTGCAGTAATTCTTGCTATTGCAGGCGGCTTTATGGATGCATATTCATATATATGCAGAGGCGGTGTATTTGCTAATGCCGAAACAGGCAATATAGTACTGATGGCTATTAACCTTTCAAACCTTCATATTACCAAAGCTCTGCAGTACCTTATACCTATAACAGCCTTTGCGCTTGGAGTTGTAGTATCTGAAGTTATAAGACTTAAGAATAACGAACAGGGTATGTTCCATTGGAGGCAGATTTCTTTACTGATTGAAATAATAGCGCTTGTTATCTCTGCATTCATGCCCCAGAGCATGAATCTGATAGTTAACTCACTTATTTCTTTTACCTGCGGAACGCAAGTTGCGACCTTCGCCAAGTTCCATGGATACGCTATGGCAACAACTATGTGTACGGGTAATCTGCGAAGTGGAACCCAGAGCCTGTCTCAGTATTTCATTCACAAAGACAGGAAGATGCTGAGTAAAGCCTTAATGTATTATGGCTGCATCGCATTTTTTATAGTCGGAGCTATCATTGGAAAATATACTTCCGATATATATCAGGAAAAAGCAATTCTTGCCGCTTCCGTTTTACTGTTTGCTGCGTTTATAATGATGTTTGTAGATAGAACGAGTTTGAATAAATTCAAACTCTGA
- a CDS encoding SAM-dependent methyltransferase, whose translation MNELEQYIKMMIEADVTKIIISNPTRSSNEFKKLVVEQNKDKYQISKYTQTQVFHENLSKADIAGRCFELTEGLFKQLNGMSDSEEHIILISKKGKATYKVKKKANDQVVLNKKAPSGKKNYILEEGMKIPPLVDMGVFTQDGSVVKSKYDKYKQINRFIEILDDEISSGNITKLNVIDFGCGKSYLTFVVYYYLTHIKNIDVNMIGLDLKEAVIKNCNEAAKKYGYDKLHFELGDINGYKTPFDVDMVITLHACDTATDFALYNAVKWNAKMIFSVPCCQHELNKQIKPENLSLMSRYGIIKERFSALATDAIRANILECQGYKTQILEFVDLDHTPKNLLIRAIKRPVTPKAKVVTAKKEIDGMIAEFGFEPTLYKLLM comes from the coding sequence ATGAACGAATTAGAACAATATATAAAGATGATGATAGAAGCTGACGTGACAAAGATCATAATCAGCAATCCAACTCGTAGCTCCAATGAGTTTAAAAAGCTTGTAGTGGAGCAAAATAAAGACAAATACCAGATCTCCAAATATACACAGACTCAGGTATTCCATGAAAATCTGAGCAAAGCTGATATTGCCGGCAGATGCTTCGAGCTTACAGAAGGTCTTTTCAAGCAGCTTAACGGTATGTCAGATTCGGAAGAGCATATCATCCTTATATCAAAAAAAGGAAAAGCTACCTATAAAGTTAAGAAAAAGGCTAATGATCAGGTAGTTCTGAATAAAAAAGCTCCATCAGGAAAAAAGAACTATATCCTTGAAGAAGGCATGAAGATCCCACCACTTGTTGATATGGGTGTATTCACCCAGGATGGAAGCGTTGTTAAGTCCAAGTATGATAAATACAAACAGATCAACAGATTCATCGAGATACTCGATGATGAGATTTCATCAGGCAATATAACAAAACTCAATGTTATAGACTTTGGATGCGGCAAGTCATATCTTACTTTTGTTGTTTACTACTATCTCACACATATCAAGAACATTGATGTCAACATGATAGGCCTTGATCTTAAAGAAGCTGTTATCAAGAACTGCAACGAAGCTGCAAAGAAGTATGGATATGATAAACTCCACTTTGAACTTGGCGATATCAATGGTTATAAGACTCCATTTGATGTAGACATGGTCATAACGCTCCATGCCTGCGATACAGCAACAGATTTTGCTCTCTATAACGCAGTTAAGTGGAATGCAAAGATGATCTTCTCAGTTCCATGCTGCCAACATGAACTTAACAAGCAGATTAAGCCTGAGAATCTCAGTCTTATGTCAAGATACGGCATTATAAAAGAAAGATTCTCAGCCCTTGCAACAGATGCGATAAGAGCTAATATTCTTGAGTGTCAGGGATATAAGACTCAGATTCTTGAATTCGTAGACCTTGATCATACGCCTAAGAATTTGCTGATTAGAGCCATCAAAAGACCTGTTACCCCAAAAGCCAAAGTCGTAACTGCAAAAAAAGAGATAGATGGCATGATAGCAGAGTTCGGTTTTGAACCAACATTATATAAACTTCTTATGTAA